In Platichthys flesus chromosome 6, fPlaFle2.1, whole genome shotgun sequence, the genomic stretch GCTCTCCCGCCTCCACAACAAGGGGCTGGTTAATGCCTGGAGCGCTGCTGCACATGACAGGAACCCATGGATAGAGGTGAGAACAGGGCTTCAGCAGATATGCACAAAATTAATACAGTGGGTAGATTAGGATGTTAGTCTTTAATTAGTATTAGTAGTCTCAAGgtctttgttttgtgtggaaATGTTTGTCAACTGTTATATCAGgctaattatattttttattgtgcaATCAAATATTTGGAACACTTGACCTTTCAGTTGAACGCATGTATAGAAGTTctattaaaaaaggaaattaatccCTTTCCTCAATTCCAGATCAACTTGCAGAGGAAAATGCGTTTCACAGGTATCGTGACTCAAGGCGCCAGTCGCATAGGAACAGCAGAGTTCGTTAAGGCCTTCAAGGTGGCCTCCAGCCTGGACGGCAGGACATTCACCATGTACAGAACCGAAGGACAGAGACAGGATAATGTGAGGACACACGTCAGGACACTTCAGTGCCTAACAGCCCACAACTCTTATTTGAAGCTGTTTTTTGTCCCCTGCGACACATTGAAAGACATTAGtctgaacacacaaaccaagCCATATTTCCTAAAGATATAAATGAACCACTAGATGGAGCGTTGACTGTTctacaaaaacaaactgcagtgtCTGGTCACATTCTACGGCAGATAGACTGTGTACTGTCTTTTGGTTTGACGAATCACACCACATTAATGTATATGAAACAGAGGATTTCTTTAGGGAACTCACAGTTTAAGGaaaatatttatgatttttatatAGATATAATATTATGAAATGACAAATTATTAACCATGCACTTGATTCTATTTGCTAACCCCCTACCTGTGTCTTAGGTATTTGTGGGAAACGTTGACAATGACGGCACCAAGACCAACTTGTTTGACCCTCCAATCATCGCCCAGTTTATCCGCATTGTCCCTGTGGTGTGTCGCAAGGCCTGCACCATGCGCATGGAGCTGGTGGGCTGTGAGCTCAATGGTAAACTTACACACAAAAGAACATACAACATTCACACTCTGCATGTACACCCACAAACCCAAAGTGTTCAGTTCACTGTTGTTTGTTAGTGACTGAAACAATGTTGGAAACATTACTCGTATCTCTTTCTCAGCATTCACTTCCTGCTCTTCCTCACTAGTTATTTTCAGTCTTAAACTTGGAAGGGCAGGGTGATATGACTTCCAATcaatatcacatttatttcaaactatTACCTCGATTATGATTAGTGTATGATTATTTTAGGCCCCCCACATTTGGTGAATACGAGCACTGGGGAACGTATTAACCGACATGAGCAAGATTATGTTGGTGCAGGATATAAATGTTGGGTTTGAAACATTTGTTACTAGTTGCCCAGCCCTACTCAGAAAATGTCATTACTCAGTAACTTTGAATACAAATGCATAGAGTCTGTTGAGTGTATTGCAAGAGGATCCCTGGAGCTCTCATCAAATCCatgtttaataataatcatttcttaCTGAAATGATGGCGACACACGTTCATCAAATGTTGAATGTGTCCACCAAGCAGGAAACAAATTCtgggttatttttattgtacTGTACAAGAAATGCCttattttgcttttctttgttatcatgaaccagtgtgtgtttgttttattttttacacatttaatgtTGGTTCTGTCagttctctgtcagtgtctgttcTTCTTGCATCTTGCCATTTTTTGCATGACTGCAAAACTGTTCAATCTGCCATCTGTAGCCTGTTGGTGCTGAGGTCACCTTTCAGTCGGACAAGAGATACTCGATTCCACTTTCTTGGGTCAGTCCAGTTTAAAATGATTTCATGAAAATGATTTTGAATGAGCTGTTACTTTACATGGTGCCTGGCAACAACAGTTCAGCTGAAGTTCTGAATTTCTTGATGCAGCTTTCGCTCTCTGTTCATCTGACCTGCATGCCCTGCTGCTTTACTAAGCCACTCTCATTTAAATGGTTCTGTTGCAGCCAAATAATGAGCTCAACAAGTTTTCTTCATGATTAACATTCTGTTCATACTGGATATATGAATTGATACAGTGAGTATAAGAATACTGCAAACTTGTGAAGGATCATCATATAATTAATGATGTGTGAGTATTATGGCCATGTTGAAGTTTCGAGATTTCAGTCacaatattatgagaataaagacGGAATATTATCAGAATAAAGGTTTAATTTTGAAGGAACTTGTATTATTAAGAGATAGAAACTACAATTACAACTTGTTTGACAAGAATTatgttgtaatattacaagaaagataattataactttattcaCATAAAATTACGATTTATTTTCTGGTTATATTGTGACTCTGTTCTCCTAGAATGAGACTATTCTTGAAATCTTagaatattttgttttcttcattatGGCCCTTAACTTACTCCACAGCTGGTATACACAAATAGTTGAGTGAGTGCACTGTTAGATTCCACTATATTAGCTCAGCTACAGCTACATAATGACCTAAGTGTCATATCTCTGCCTGCTGTACCTGCTAATCTCGTCCTCCACCATCATCACATCTAAATGTCCATTGGCCGCCTCGCATCACTGGCTGGCCTGGGCCGCTTCTTGTCCGTCCCCTGTCTATCatactttctttttctccctctttccattcctctttttctctgtctcttcctctgttaCTCTACCTGGTCTCACCCCTACAGTGTATTCAAACACTTCAGGTTGCTCTGAGCCGATGGGCATGAAGTCCCGACTGGTGTCTGACCGCCAGATCACAGCCTCCAGCACCTTCCGCACCTGGGGCATCGAGGCCTTCAACTGGCACCCTCACTACGCCCGACTGGACAAGCAGGGCAAGACGAACGCCTGGACCGCCGCCTCAAACAACCGATCTGAGTGGCTGCAGGTACAGCAGGAAAAGAACAAGACAAAGCCGCATgttgcttttttcccccccaacaCTGCTTTTCTAAAGTGTAGCTGCTTCTGTATGCTCAGGTGGACCTCCTAGCTCCCAAAAAGATCTCAGGAATCATCACACAGGGGGCCAAGGACTTTGGTGCCATTCACTTTGTAACGGCCTTCAAAGTGGCTCACAGTGACGACGGGAAGTCCTGGACCATCGTGAAGGATGGGACCACAAATACAGACAAGGTCAGTCCCGCTGGCAGAAACGTGGTTAGGAATGTTAAGTCAAAACAGCTTATCAAACATATCAAGTAACATGACCAAACTTGAGGATTTATTCGGGAAAACTTATTTCGCTTCTCTATTAACCCAATATCAGAAGAAAAATACTAATAAAATGGCAATCATGCTGGAGGCAGTGTGTCCATACAGATGCAAGCTATACTCTTATATCGTCTGGAGTTCCCTTGTGATTGTACCCTTCTGGGACAATGTGAAGTTAGTGCTGAACGAGATGCTTTGAAATATAATTCCCATGAAGTTATGTATTTTCTACTTGGCTAATATAACTAATG encodes the following:
- the mfge8b gene encoding milk fat globule EGF and factor V/VIII domain containing b isoform X1, producing the protein MAEHTRILMWLQLLAACLVLAVNGDYCEVNNCSNGGTCVTGAGTPFICICPDGFSGETCNETESGPCKPNPCKNDAICEVTGQSRRGDVFSEYVCKCQPGFEGVHCQNSVQGAELSSQKDINDCAGQPCENGGTCRDLEGDFKCHCRSPYVGKHCQLRCISLLGMEGGGIAESQISASSVRYTLLGLQRWGPELSRLHNKGLVNAWSAAAHDRNPWIEINLQRKMRFTGIVTQGASRIGTAEFVKAFKVASSLDGRTFTMYRTEGQRQDNVFVGNVDNDGTKTNLFDPPIIAQFIRIVPVVCRKACTMRMELVGCELNVYSNTSGCSEPMGMKSRLVSDRQITASSTFRTWGIEAFNWHPHYARLDKQGKTNAWTAASNNRSEWLQVDLLAPKKISGIITQGAKDFGAIHFVTAFKVAHSDDGKSWTIVKDGTTNTDKIFPGNSDNNVHKKNILEPPIYARYVRILPWEWHERITLRMELLGCDE
- the mfge8b gene encoding milk fat globule EGF and factor V/VIII domain containing b isoform X3, which translates into the protein MAEHTRILMWLQLLAACLVLAVNGDYCEVNNCSNGGTCVTGAGTPFICICPDGFSGETCNETESGPCKPNPCKNDAICEVTGQSRRGDVFSEYVCKCQPGFEGVHCQNNINDCAGQPCENGGTCRDLEGDFKCHCRSPYVGKHCQLRCISLLGMEGGGIAESQISASSVRYTLLGLQRWGPELSRLHNKGLVNAWSAAAHDRNPWIEINLQRKMRFTGIVTQGASRIGTAEFVKAFKVASSLDGRTFTMYRTEGQRQDNVFVGNVDNDGTKTNLFDPPIIAQFIRIVPVVCRKACTMRMELVGCELNVYSNTSGCSEPMGMKSRLVSDRQITASSTFRTWGIEAFNWHPHYARLDKQGKTNAWTAASNNRSEWLQVDLLAPKKISGIITQGAKDFGAIHFVTAFKVAHSDDGKSWTIVKDGTTNTDKIFPGNSDNNVHKKNILEPPIYARYVRILPWEWHERITLRMELLGCDE
- the mfge8b gene encoding milk fat globule EGF and factor V/VIII domain containing b isoform X4, yielding MAEHTRILMWLQLLAACLVLAVNGDYCEVNNCSNGGTCVTGAGTPFICICPDGFSGETCNETESGPCKPNPCKNDAICEVTGQSRRGDVFSEYVCKCQPGFEGVHCQNNINDCAGQPCENGGTCRDLEGDFKCHCRSPYVGKHCQLRCISLLGMEGGGIAESQISASSVRYTLLGLQRWGPELSRLHNKGLVNAWSAAAHDRNPWIEINLQRKMRFTGIVTQGASRIGTAEFVKAFKVASSLDGRTFTMYRTEGQRQDNVFVGNVDNDGTKTNLFDPPIIAQFIRIVPVVCRKACTMRMELVGCELNGCSEPMGMKSRLVSDRQITASSTFRTWGIEAFNWHPHYARLDKQGKTNAWTAASNNRSEWLQVDLLAPKKISGIITQGAKDFGAIHFVTAFKVAHSDDGKSWTIVKDGTTNTDKIFPGNSDNNVHKKNILEPPIYARYVRILPWEWHERITLRMELLGCDE